The Apis mellifera strain DH4 linkage group LG8, Amel_HAv3.1, whole genome shotgun sequence genome contains a region encoding:
- the LOC551021 gene encoding low-density lipoprotein receptor-related protein 6 isoform X1, which yields MDIISLIIILTACFFKLVLFSNGTPTLLFVTQKDIRMANASRTNKVTTVIKDLSEGAALDFYFEHELVCWSDSGLEIIQCIRTNGTHTGEKTIVVNSSLISPDGLACDWYTGKLYWTDGEKNRIEVTSIDGRHRKVLFWTDIYQPRAIALVPMKSILFWTDWGDVPKIERAAMNGDPSTREVIISDDIFWPNGLTVDYENELVYWVDGRLKFIAVMDYYGKNRRKVIEQGLDYPFAVTFFDHRLYWTDWKTWCVHSYDVRQNQAHPRELLHGEYIPGDIEVWDVKRQPYGSHPCEKNNGNCSHLCLLSMTEPGYSCACPTGVKLVDNLTCAEGPEELLLIVQRNEICRISLDSPDYTNFVLPLTGIKHAIAIDFDPVQEMLYWTDEEARAIRRASLDGSNQENIITTEVKNPDGIAVDWLARNLYWTDTGTDRIEVARLNGTSRKVLINEDLIEPRAIALAPELGWMFWTDWNEKRPKIERSNLDGTERILLINKDIVWPNGIALDLARWKIYWCDAKTDKIEVCNMDGTNRREVITDNLPHLFGLSLLGDYLYWTDWQRRSVDRAHKLTGGEREVIVDQVPNVMGLKAVHLGKVNGTNPCVKSNGGCSHLCLNRPGNKYVCACQIGYELTKDKKTCVVPDAFMLFARKENIGRISIENANNDNIIPLTGVKDASALDFNIVDNRIYWTDVKLKTITRAFINGSDIERVVDLGLETPEGLAIDWIAHNLYWSDTGTRRIEMVRLEGCSRKVLIWNNIIEPRCLALDPSKGHMYWTEWGNSGNIERSYLDGTHREIILSNIGRANGLTIDHSARKLYWADLYTPAVDSFDLRTRKRYAIITENIVYPFSITQYQDYIYWTDWNTGDIEKANKTNGANREKIHNKLESVTDLLVFHASRQAGWNPCASKNGSCSHLCIALPGENESISNSFKCECPTHYNLAEDNKTCIAPKSFMMYSLRNAIFRFLPDTNDCPDVVLRIQGLKHVRSIEFDPITQHIYWIDGRTLSIRKTLENKTHSSIMISGNSGHPVDLALDSLGRLLFWSCAINDAINVTKLDNASALGVVVKGDGEKPRNIAIHSEKRFLFWTDIGRKMRIMRSKMDGKERIVIATDLEQPTSIAVDPISNIVYWAHGNQIEYADFDGNNRRILISPVGQGSTIYLSVFLDFIYWFDKETSSLERINKSGNGRKTIMNKVLTDLITINTPQDDIMKTHICSPFRDYGGCSHFCIGTISSRCSCPKSLVLSEDEKTCRAAPACGTDHFTCAAPSSAVTKDCIPATWKCDGQTDCPDGSDELGCPTCNREQFKCQSGHCIDMSWVCDGTTHCHDGLDEAHCCRPDQFQCIGNGVCISGSALCDGWEDCADGSDELASACTPANNPRQENNSLESGKITYVIIVPIGLIATIAAIAFGFYYCRRKFINNEELPDILHDSAGDPLSPKPARLAKPMFAQKNCRKDLKIGMETVRMSMLNGSSIGSSYDRSHITGASSSTRGSSTGYPQETLNPPPSPATTANSTRCSSSNASRYKPYRYYKSINQPPPPTPCSTDVCDESDSNYPARYRYESEPYPPPPTPRSVYQSDAGISCPPSPSSRSSTYFSPLPPPPSPVP from the exons ATGGATATAAtcagtttaataattatcctaACTGCATGTTTTTTCAAACTTGTCCTTTTCTCTAATG gaACACCAACTCTTCTCTTTGTCACACAAAAAGATATTAGAATGGCTAATGCTTCTCGTACTAACAAAGTAACTACTGTCATAAAAGATCTCTCAGAAGGTGCagcattagatttttattttgagcaTGAATTAGTATGTTGGTCAGATAGTGgtttagaaataattcaatgtaTTCGAACAAATGGTACTCATACTGGTGAAAAAACAATTGTAGTAAATTCTAGTTTAATTTCTCCTGATGGTTTAGCTTGTGATTGGTATACaggaaaattatattggacagatggagaaaaaaatagaatagaagtaACTAGCATTGATGGACGTCATAGAAAAGTTCTTTTTTGGACAGATATTTATCAACCAAGAGCTATTGCTCTTGTTCCaatgaaaagtatattattttggaCTGATTGGGGTGATGTACCTAAAATAGAAAGAGCTGCAATGAATGGAGATCCATCGACAAGAGAAGTAATCATTTCTGATGATATATTTTGGCCAAATGGTTTAACTGTagattatgaaaatgaattggTTTATTGGGTAGATGGAAGACTTAAATTTATCGCAGTGATGGATTATTATGGAAAAAACAGAAGAAAAGTTATAGAACAAGGATTAGATTATCCTTTTGCAGTAACATTTTTTGATCATAGATTATATTGGACTGATTGGAAAACATGGTGTGTACATTCATATGATGTTCGTCAAAACCAAGCACATCCTAGAGAATTATTACATGGGGAATATATACCTGGTGATATAGAAGTATGGGATGTTAAAAGACAACCATATGGTAGTCATccttgtgaaaaaaataatggaaattgttCACATTTGTGTCTTCTTAGTATGACAGAACCTGGATATAGTTGTGCATGTCCTACTGGTGTGAAATTAGTGGATAATTTGACTTGTGCAGAAGGACCAgaagaattgttattaatagttcaaagaaatgaaatttgtcgAATTTCTTTAGATTCTCCAGATTATACCAACTTTGTGTTACCATTAACAG gaaTTAAACATGCAATAGCAATTGATTTTGATCCTGTGCAAGAAATGCTTTATTGGACAGATGAAGAAGCTCGTGCAATTCGTAGAGCTTCTCTCGATGGTTCtaatcaagaaaatattataacaacagAAGTAAAGAATCCTGATGGAATAGCTGTTGATTGGTTGGCACGGAATCTTTATTGGACTGATACAGGAACAGATCGAATTGAAGTAGCTAGATTAAATGGTACAAGTAGgaaagtattaataaatgaagattTAATTGAACCTAGAGCAATTGCTTTAGCTCCAGAATTAGGATGGATGTTTTGGACAGATTGGAATGAAAAACGTCCAAAAATAGAACGAAGTAATCTTGATGGAACAGAacgtattcttttaataaataaagatattgtttGGCCAAATGGAATTGCTTTAGATCTTGCAAGGTGGAAAATTTATTGGTGTGATGCAAAAACAGATAAAATTGAAGTATGTAATATGGATGGTACAAATAGAAGAGAAGTAATCACAGACAATCTACCACATCTTTTTGGATTAAGTTTATTAggagattatttatattggacTGATTGGCAAAGACGAAGTGTGGATAGAGCACATAAACTTACAGGTGGTGAAAGAGAAGTTATAGTTGATCAAGTTCCAAATGTTATGGGTTTAAAAGCAGTGCATTTAGGAAAAGTTAATGGTACAAATCCTTGTGTAAAAAGCAATGGAGGTTGTAGTCATCTATGTTTAAACAGACCAGGGAATAAATATGTGTGTGCATGTCAAATTGGATATGAATTAACTAAAGATAAAAAGACTTGTGTTGTCCCAGATGCATTTATGTTATTTGCAAGGAAAGAAAACATTGGGAGAATTAGCATTGAAAAtgcaaataatgataatattattccattaacTGGTGTTAAAGATGCAAG cgcCTTAGATTTTAACATAGTAGACAATCGTATTTATTGGACAGAtgttaaattgaaaacaattacAAGAGCTTTTATAAATGGATCTGATATAGAAAGAGTTGTTGATCTTGGTTTAGAAACACCTGAAGGTTTAGCAATAGATTGGATTgctcataatttatattggagTGATACAGGAACTCGAAGAATAGAAATGGTTCGATTAGAAGGTTGTAGCAGAAAAGTTcttatttggaataatattattgaaccAAGATGTTTAGCTCTTGATCCTAGTAAAGg CCATATGTATTGGACAGAATGGGGAAATTCTGGAAATATAGAAAGATCATATTTGGATGGTACACATCGTGAAATAATACTTTCCAATATTGGTAGAGCAAATGGTCTAACAATTGATCATTCAGcacgaaaattatattggGCAGATTTATATACTCCAGCTGTTGATAGTTTTGATTTACGTACAAGAAAAAGATATGCAATTATAACGGAAAATATTGTGTATCCATTTAGTATTACTCAATatcaagattatatttattggacAGATTGGAATACAG GTGATATAGAGAAAGCTAATAAGACTAATGGAGCAAATAGAGAGaagatacataataaattagaatctgTGACAGATTTGTTAGTCTTTCATGCTTCTAGACAAGCAGGATGGAATCCTTGTGCATCAAAAAATGGAAGTTGTTCTCATCTTTGTATTGCTTTACCAGGAGAAAATGAAAGCATATCTAATTCTTTCAAATGTGAATGTCCTACTCATTATAATTTAGCAGAGGATAATAAAACATGTATTG caCCGAAAAGCTTTATGATGTATAGTTTGCGTAACGCAATATTTCGCTTTCTACCTGATACAAATGATTGCCCAGATGTGGTTCTACGAATACAAGGTTTAAAACATGTACGATCTATAGAATTTGATCCCATAACTCAACATATTTATTGGATAGATGGACGTACTTTATCTATTAGAAAAACTTTGGAAAATAAGACCCATTCCAGTATAATGATTTCTGGAAATTCAGGACATCCAGTGGATCTTGCCTTAGATTCACTAGGAAGATTATTATTCTGGTCATGTGCTATAAATGATGCAATTAATGTTACAAAACTTGACAATGCTTCTGCTTTAGGTGTTGTTGTTAAAGGTGATGGAGAGAAACCAAGAAATATCGCTATACATTCAGAAAAAAGATTCCTTTTTTGGACAGATATaggaagaaaaatgagaattatGCGCAGTAAAAtggatggaaaagaaagaattgtaATAGCAACAGATCTTGAACAACCAACAAGCATTGCAGTAGATCCAATCTCAAATATTGTATACTGGGCACATGGCAATCAAATAGAATATGCAGATTTTGAtggaaataatagaagaattttaatttctcccgTTGGACAAGGatcaactatttatttatcagtttttcttgattttatttattggttTGATAAAGAAACATCTAGTTTAGAACGTATTAATAAATctggaaatggaagaaaaacaaTCATGAATAAAGTGCTCAcagatttaattacaataaatactcCACAAGATGATATAATGAAAACACATATTTGTAGTCCTTTTCGAGATTATGGAGGATGTTCACATTTTTGTATAGGAACTATTTCTTCTAG atgttCTTGTCCAAAATCTTTGGTTTTATCCGAAGATGAAAAAACTTGTAGAGCTGCGCCAGCTTGTGGAACAGATCATTTTACTTGTGCTGCACCTAGTTCTGCAGTAACAAAAGATTGTATACCTGCAACATGGAAATGTGATGGTCAAACTGACTGTCCTGATGGAAGTGATGAATTAGGTTGTCCAACTTGTAATCGTGAACAATTTAAATGTCAAAGTGGTCATTGCATTg ATATGTCCTGGGTGTGTGATGGAACAACTCACTGTCATGATGGTCTAGATGAAGCACATTGTTGTCGTCCAGATCAATTTCAATGCATTGGTAATGGTGTTTGTATTTCTGGTTCTGCTCTTTGTGATGGTTGGGAGGATTGTGCTGATGGAAGTGATGAACTTGCATCTGCATGTACACCAGCAAATAATCCCAGACAAGAGAATAATTCATTAGAATCTGGAAAAATTACTTATGTTATTATTGTACCTATTGGATTGATTGCAACAATCGCTGCAATTGCttttggattttattattgtagaagaaaatttataaataacgaaGAATTGCCTGATATTTTACATGATTCGGCTGGAGATCCATTATCACCAAAACCTGCAAGATTAGCAAAACCAATGTTTGcacaaaaaaattgtagaaaagatttgaaaataggAATGGAAACTGTAAGAATGTCAATGTTAAATGGAAGTAGTATTGGATCAAGTTATGATCGCAGTCATATTACTg gTGCATCAAGTTCAACTCGAGGGAGTTCTACAGGTTATCCTCAAGAGACATTAAATCCTCCTCCAAGTCCTGCCACAACAGCCAATTCTACAAGGTGCTCAAGTAGTAATGCATCTAGGTATAAAccttatagatattataaaagtataaatcaaCCACCACCTCCAACTCCTTGTAGTACAGATGTTTGCGATGAGTCAGATAGCAATTATCCAGCAAGATATCGATATGAAAGTGAACCTTATCCTCCACCCCCTACTCCAAGATCTGTTTACCAAAGCGATGCTGGAATTAGTTGCCCTCCTTCTCCTAGTTCACGATCTTCTACATATTTTAGTCCACTTCCACCACCTCCTTCTCCTGTaccttaa
- the LOC551021 gene encoding low-density lipoprotein receptor-related protein 6 isoform X2 → MDYYGKNRRKVIEQGLDYPFAVTFFDHRLYWTDWKTWCVHSYDVRQNQAHPRELLHGEYIPGDIEVWDVKRQPYGSHPCEKNNGNCSHLCLLSMTEPGYSCACPTGVKLVDNLTCAEGPEELLLIVQRNEICRISLDSPDYTNFVLPLTGIKHAIAIDFDPVQEMLYWTDEEARAIRRASLDGSNQENIITTEVKNPDGIAVDWLARNLYWTDTGTDRIEVARLNGTSRKVLINEDLIEPRAIALAPELGWMFWTDWNEKRPKIERSNLDGTERILLINKDIVWPNGIALDLARWKIYWCDAKTDKIEVCNMDGTNRREVITDNLPHLFGLSLLGDYLYWTDWQRRSVDRAHKLTGGEREVIVDQVPNVMGLKAVHLGKVNGTNPCVKSNGGCSHLCLNRPGNKYVCACQIGYELTKDKKTCVVPDAFMLFARKENIGRISIENANNDNIIPLTGVKDASALDFNIVDNRIYWTDVKLKTITRAFINGSDIERVVDLGLETPEGLAIDWIAHNLYWSDTGTRRIEMVRLEGCSRKVLIWNNIIEPRCLALDPSKGHMYWTEWGNSGNIERSYLDGTHREIILSNIGRANGLTIDHSARKLYWADLYTPAVDSFDLRTRKRYAIITENIVYPFSITQYQDYIYWTDWNTGDIEKANKTNGANREKIHNKLESVTDLLVFHASRQAGWNPCASKNGSCSHLCIALPGENESISNSFKCECPTHYNLAEDNKTCIAPKSFMMYSLRNAIFRFLPDTNDCPDVVLRIQGLKHVRSIEFDPITQHIYWIDGRTLSIRKTLENKTHSSIMISGNSGHPVDLALDSLGRLLFWSCAINDAINVTKLDNASALGVVVKGDGEKPRNIAIHSEKRFLFWTDIGRKMRIMRSKMDGKERIVIATDLEQPTSIAVDPISNIVYWAHGNQIEYADFDGNNRRILISPVGQGSTIYLSVFLDFIYWFDKETSSLERINKSGNGRKTIMNKVLTDLITINTPQDDIMKTHICSPFRDYGGCSHFCIGTISSRCSCPKSLVLSEDEKTCRAAPACGTDHFTCAAPSSAVTKDCIPATWKCDGQTDCPDGSDELGCPTCNREQFKCQSGHCIDMSWVCDGTTHCHDGLDEAHCCRPDQFQCIGNGVCISGSALCDGWEDCADGSDELASACTPANNPRQENNSLESGKITYVIIVPIGLIATIAAIAFGFYYCRRKFINNEELPDILHDSAGDPLSPKPARLAKPMFAQKNCRKDLKIGMETVRMSMLNGSSIGSSYDRSHITGASSSTRGSSTGYPQETLNPPPSPATTANSTRCSSSNASRYKPYRYYKSINQPPPPTPCSTDVCDESDSNYPARYRYESEPYPPPPTPRSVYQSDAGISCPPSPSSRSSTYFSPLPPPPSPVP, encoded by the exons ATGGATTATTATGGAAAAAACAGAAGAAAAGTTATAGAACAAGGATTAGATTATCCTTTTGCAGTAACATTTTTTGATCATAGATTATATTGGACTGATTGGAAAACATGGTGTGTACATTCATATGATGTTCGTCAAAACCAAGCACATCCTAGAGAATTATTACATGGGGAATATATACCTGGTGATATAGAAGTATGGGATGTTAAAAGACAACCATATGGTAGTCATccttgtgaaaaaaataatggaaattgttCACATTTGTGTCTTCTTAGTATGACAGAACCTGGATATAGTTGTGCATGTCCTACTGGTGTGAAATTAGTGGATAATTTGACTTGTGCAGAAGGACCAgaagaattgttattaatagttcaaagaaatgaaatttgtcgAATTTCTTTAGATTCTCCAGATTATACCAACTTTGTGTTACCATTAACAG gaaTTAAACATGCAATAGCAATTGATTTTGATCCTGTGCAAGAAATGCTTTATTGGACAGATGAAGAAGCTCGTGCAATTCGTAGAGCTTCTCTCGATGGTTCtaatcaagaaaatattataacaacagAAGTAAAGAATCCTGATGGAATAGCTGTTGATTGGTTGGCACGGAATCTTTATTGGACTGATACAGGAACAGATCGAATTGAAGTAGCTAGATTAAATGGTACAAGTAGgaaagtattaataaatgaagattTAATTGAACCTAGAGCAATTGCTTTAGCTCCAGAATTAGGATGGATGTTTTGGACAGATTGGAATGAAAAACGTCCAAAAATAGAACGAAGTAATCTTGATGGAACAGAacgtattcttttaataaataaagatattgtttGGCCAAATGGAATTGCTTTAGATCTTGCAAGGTGGAAAATTTATTGGTGTGATGCAAAAACAGATAAAATTGAAGTATGTAATATGGATGGTACAAATAGAAGAGAAGTAATCACAGACAATCTACCACATCTTTTTGGATTAAGTTTATTAggagattatttatattggacTGATTGGCAAAGACGAAGTGTGGATAGAGCACATAAACTTACAGGTGGTGAAAGAGAAGTTATAGTTGATCAAGTTCCAAATGTTATGGGTTTAAAAGCAGTGCATTTAGGAAAAGTTAATGGTACAAATCCTTGTGTAAAAAGCAATGGAGGTTGTAGTCATCTATGTTTAAACAGACCAGGGAATAAATATGTGTGTGCATGTCAAATTGGATATGAATTAACTAAAGATAAAAAGACTTGTGTTGTCCCAGATGCATTTATGTTATTTGCAAGGAAAGAAAACATTGGGAGAATTAGCATTGAAAAtgcaaataatgataatattattccattaacTGGTGTTAAAGATGCAAG cgcCTTAGATTTTAACATAGTAGACAATCGTATTTATTGGACAGAtgttaaattgaaaacaattacAAGAGCTTTTATAAATGGATCTGATATAGAAAGAGTTGTTGATCTTGGTTTAGAAACACCTGAAGGTTTAGCAATAGATTGGATTgctcataatttatattggagTGATACAGGAACTCGAAGAATAGAAATGGTTCGATTAGAAGGTTGTAGCAGAAAAGTTcttatttggaataatattattgaaccAAGATGTTTAGCTCTTGATCCTAGTAAAGg CCATATGTATTGGACAGAATGGGGAAATTCTGGAAATATAGAAAGATCATATTTGGATGGTACACATCGTGAAATAATACTTTCCAATATTGGTAGAGCAAATGGTCTAACAATTGATCATTCAGcacgaaaattatattggGCAGATTTATATACTCCAGCTGTTGATAGTTTTGATTTACGTACAAGAAAAAGATATGCAATTATAACGGAAAATATTGTGTATCCATTTAGTATTACTCAATatcaagattatatttattggacAGATTGGAATACAG GTGATATAGAGAAAGCTAATAAGACTAATGGAGCAAATAGAGAGaagatacataataaattagaatctgTGACAGATTTGTTAGTCTTTCATGCTTCTAGACAAGCAGGATGGAATCCTTGTGCATCAAAAAATGGAAGTTGTTCTCATCTTTGTATTGCTTTACCAGGAGAAAATGAAAGCATATCTAATTCTTTCAAATGTGAATGTCCTACTCATTATAATTTAGCAGAGGATAATAAAACATGTATTG caCCGAAAAGCTTTATGATGTATAGTTTGCGTAACGCAATATTTCGCTTTCTACCTGATACAAATGATTGCCCAGATGTGGTTCTACGAATACAAGGTTTAAAACATGTACGATCTATAGAATTTGATCCCATAACTCAACATATTTATTGGATAGATGGACGTACTTTATCTATTAGAAAAACTTTGGAAAATAAGACCCATTCCAGTATAATGATTTCTGGAAATTCAGGACATCCAGTGGATCTTGCCTTAGATTCACTAGGAAGATTATTATTCTGGTCATGTGCTATAAATGATGCAATTAATGTTACAAAACTTGACAATGCTTCTGCTTTAGGTGTTGTTGTTAAAGGTGATGGAGAGAAACCAAGAAATATCGCTATACATTCAGAAAAAAGATTCCTTTTTTGGACAGATATaggaagaaaaatgagaattatGCGCAGTAAAAtggatggaaaagaaagaattgtaATAGCAACAGATCTTGAACAACCAACAAGCATTGCAGTAGATCCAATCTCAAATATTGTATACTGGGCACATGGCAATCAAATAGAATATGCAGATTTTGAtggaaataatagaagaattttaatttctcccgTTGGACAAGGatcaactatttatttatcagtttttcttgattttatttattggttTGATAAAGAAACATCTAGTTTAGAACGTATTAATAAATctggaaatggaagaaaaacaaTCATGAATAAAGTGCTCAcagatttaattacaataaatactcCACAAGATGATATAATGAAAACACATATTTGTAGTCCTTTTCGAGATTATGGAGGATGTTCACATTTTTGTATAGGAACTATTTCTTCTAG atgttCTTGTCCAAAATCTTTGGTTTTATCCGAAGATGAAAAAACTTGTAGAGCTGCGCCAGCTTGTGGAACAGATCATTTTACTTGTGCTGCACCTAGTTCTGCAGTAACAAAAGATTGTATACCTGCAACATGGAAATGTGATGGTCAAACTGACTGTCCTGATGGAAGTGATGAATTAGGTTGTCCAACTTGTAATCGTGAACAATTTAAATGTCAAAGTGGTCATTGCATTg ATATGTCCTGGGTGTGTGATGGAACAACTCACTGTCATGATGGTCTAGATGAAGCACATTGTTGTCGTCCAGATCAATTTCAATGCATTGGTAATGGTGTTTGTATTTCTGGTTCTGCTCTTTGTGATGGTTGGGAGGATTGTGCTGATGGAAGTGATGAACTTGCATCTGCATGTACACCAGCAAATAATCCCAGACAAGAGAATAATTCATTAGAATCTGGAAAAATTACTTATGTTATTATTGTACCTATTGGATTGATTGCAACAATCGCTGCAATTGCttttggattttattattgtagaagaaaatttataaataacgaaGAATTGCCTGATATTTTACATGATTCGGCTGGAGATCCATTATCACCAAAACCTGCAAGATTAGCAAAACCAATGTTTGcacaaaaaaattgtagaaaagatttgaaaataggAATGGAAACTGTAAGAATGTCAATGTTAAATGGAAGTAGTATTGGATCAAGTTATGATCGCAGTCATATTACTg gTGCATCAAGTTCAACTCGAGGGAGTTCTACAGGTTATCCTCAAGAGACATTAAATCCTCCTCCAAGTCCTGCCACAACAGCCAATTCTACAAGGTGCTCAAGTAGTAATGCATCTAGGTATAAAccttatagatattataaaagtataaatcaaCCACCACCTCCAACTCCTTGTAGTACAGATGTTTGCGATGAGTCAGATAGCAATTATCCAGCAAGATATCGATATGAAAGTGAACCTTATCCTCCACCCCCTACTCCAAGATCTGTTTACCAAAGCGATGCTGGAATTAGTTGCCCTCCTTCTCCTAGTTCACGATCTTCTACATATTTTAGTCCACTTCCACCACCTCCTTCTCCTGTaccttaa